The window AGTTGCCCGCCTGCGCTGCACCGGTGCAGGCCGACCAGCACGACCCTGTGCTGGAAACAAGCAGCGGCCCTTTGAACATACTGGTGGTCGACGACTACCCCGCCAACCTGCTGCTGCTGGAGCGGCAACTGCATACCCTGGGGCATCGGGTCACGCTGGCGGAAAACGGGGAAATCGCGCTGGCACGCTGGCAGGCTGCGCGCTTCGACCTGGTAATCACCGACTGCAGCATGCCGGTCATGGACGGCCACGAACTGACCCGCCGTATCCGCAGCCTCGAGGGCGAACGCGGCCTGGCGGCATGCCGCATTCTCGGCGTCACCGCCAACGCCCAGGCCGAGGAGCGTGCCCGCTGCCTGGCCAGCGGCATGGACGAATGCCTGTTCAAACCCATCGGCCTGCGTACGCTCAAGACCCACCTGCCCCACGCCCACCCCCGGCAGCAGCCGACAGCACGGCGCGCCAGCGGGTTCAACCTTGGCGAACTGCGCCACCTGACCCAGGACGACGAACAACTGACGCGGAACTTGCTGCAGCAGTTGTCACAAAGCGTCAGCGAAGACCTGGCCACCTTGCGGGCGTTGCCAGCAGACGCCCCCGGCGAAACTTTGCGCGCCTTGGCTCACCGGATCAAAGGTGGGGCGAAGATGCTCAAGGTACGCACGCTGGTCAAGGATTGCGAAGCCATCGAGCAGGCCCACGACCAAGGCCTGCCGACGATTGACCTTCGCCTGCAACTACAGGCCAGCCTGGAGACCCTGCTGGACGAGCTGGGCGATGTGCTCAGTGCAATTGCAGCGTCGAACTGATCTGGCTGATAGCGTTTACCACGTGCCGTGAACCCTGCTGGATTTCCATGATCACCGTACCGGCTTCGTTGGCCAGCGCCACACCATGGCCGGTACGCTTCAGGCTCGACTGCATGCTGGCCACGGCCAACAGCGACAGGTTGTGGTTCTGCCGCACCACGTCGACGATTTCCAGGGTAGCCTTGCTGGTGCGCGCCGCCAGGCTGCGCACCTCGTCGGCCACCACGGCAAAACCGCGCCCGTGCTCGCCGGCGCGGGCCGCCTCGATGGCTGCGTTCAAAGCCAACAGGTTGGTCTGGTCGGCAATGCCACGGATGGTCAGCACTATCTGCCCGATCACATCCGACTGCTTGCTCACCGCATCGATACTGCGTGCCGCGTCGTTGAGTTCATGGGAAATCTGCTCGATCACCTGTACCGCCTGCTGTACTACTTCGGTGCCCTTGCGCGCGCAGGCATCGGTCTGTACCGAACTGGCATGGGCAGCATCGGCCGCGCTTTGCTGGGTGCTGACCTGGCGGGTGATGTCGCTGGCGAACTTCACCACCTTGTACAAGCGGCCCTTGCTGTCGAAGATCGGGTTGTAGGAGGCCTCCAGATAGACCGTCTGGCCATGTTTGTCGACACGCTCGAAACGGTGCGAGTGGTACTCGCCGCGGTTGAGCGATGCCCAGAACTCGCGGTACTCGGCCGATTCGCGCTCGTGCGCCAGGCAGAACAGCCCGTGATGGCGACCGACCACCTCGTCCAGGCGATAGCCCATGGTGTCGAGGAAGTTCTGGTTGGCTTTGATCACCCGGCCTTGCGGGGTGAATTCGATTACCGCCATGGAGCGGCTGATGGCCTTGAGCAGGCTTTCGCTCTCGTGCTCCTCCATCACTCGCTGGCTGATGTCGGATGCCACCTTGATAACGCTGGTGACCTGGCGCTGCTCGTCCAGTACCGGCATGTAGCTGGCTTCCAGCCAGACTTCGCGTCCGGCCTTGTCGATGCGCTCGAAGGTACCGCTGATGGCCTTGCCCTGCCCCAGTTCACGCCACAGTTGCTGGTATTCGGCGCTTTTCGCGTAGCCA of the Pseudomonas asiatica genome contains:
- a CDS encoding methyl-accepting chemotaxis protein, which gives rise to MIEQISHELNDAARSIDAVSKQSDVIGQIVLTIRGIADQTNLLALNAAIEAARAGEHGRGFAVVADEVRSLAARTSKATLEIVDVVRQNHNLSLLAVASMQSSLKRTGHGVALANEAGTVIMEIQQGSRHVVNAISQISSTLQLH